Below is a genomic region from Raphanus sativus cultivar WK10039 chromosome 4, ASM80110v3, whole genome shotgun sequence.
CCGTGGATCTCACAGGGATGTATGAACATCACCACGAGGTCTCAGTTCGAAGCCATGATCCCTAACTCCACGTTGAGTACGGCTGTGATGAGATGTAACCTCTCCCTTGAGAGTAATACTCCTTGTGCTTCCTGCACTCAGAGCTTGACTGCGTTTCAGGCTTATCTCACTGAGAAAAGGCAAATCAAACACTGAAAGATGTTAACTATGGCGAAAGCCTTAGCCAATGCTCAAACTGAAATAGGAAGACTGAAACTGCAAACGAAGGGGTGAAATCTCTGAGATGAGTGGTGAAAGCTCTCATTTCCATGTTTAGGACGCTTTGCTTTCTTTGGTCGTCACTGTGACAGGTACTATTATTCCCCTCATCTGCAAGATCTCGACAGCTGTGACAGGCTGCTTGAAGAGCACTCTGTTTTGCGAAGTTAAATGATTTGCAAGGAAGAGATCAAAAGGACAACCTAAAGATCCCAGTTGGAGCTATATGAAGTTCAAATAGCTAAAGGGGGAATGATTACCTCCAAGATGTTTCGTGTTCACCTTCGTGACTAAAAGCAAGGTGGGAGTGTTTTTATAGGCTGTAAATTTCTTGCAGAAGTCTGTTGCAGTCTTTTCCCAAAAGTAAAGCTTCATAACAGGTCCCTGCAGAAAGTTATCAATGAATGATTAATTGCAGTAAAAAGAGTTCATGATTCTAATAGCAGGAATTACAAACTCTTGTGATTGCAGATGAACCATAACACGTGGAGTGGTTGCTATTTCCTCTTCGTCAAGGATACGACGCTCAATGTGAGACTGTCCATTGACCAGTTTCATGTTGCCAACGACATCTACAACATTGTTCAGCAAGAGTATAAGTCAGAATGTGGCATGAAAAAAATCAGTCTAATATTTTATCACCACCTGAAACAAAAATGCCCATTCAGTTATCGTAGACAACAAATATCATTACCACTACACTACACTTTAATGATCAACAAAGCCAAGGTCGAAGGTTAATATATGTTCTATTAAACTTGACAGACACAATATTCAATCATGGACAGATAGATCTTTCAAGAGTTATTTCAAAAGAAtgatttaaaatagtataaagaGAAGCCAAAACTCTAAAAGAGAAAGGAAATTGTTTACTAAGAAACATACAATAACCTTGCATCTTCAGAAGTATGATAAAACATACACTTTTTGAAAGATGAAACGGTTGCATTCATCCGAGATAAATgtactgaacaaaaaaaaagctaaagtCATACAACAATATAACTCAGATATGATATgaaatattagaaaatttttaatttgttttacttAAACTCAGGCACTCTTCCTCCAAAAAGCTCACAACTTGCAACTAAGAAAGATAATGTATTACTAAAAGGTCATGCCTACAACTttcaacacaaaaaaaatgCTCGTCAACAGTAATAAGACAAACTCAAAACTCTAACCAATTTAGAATCGAAATTTCTGTATCTAAGTAGGAAGAAAGGCTAAAAACTACATCCAATCATAGAACAATGGGTTTTGTGGAGACCTGGTAAGATATCTTTGAAGAACATAACTTCCTGATcattggaggaggagacagggGACTTGCCGTTTGGTTTCATGACTATGCTGGAGCTTGATTTGAGCAGGTTCTCAGGTCATGGTGTGTAGCAAGTGAAGAAAGAACAGTATATAAAGGGTGAGAGAGAGGGATGCGAAACGAATTCATTAAGAGAATTTTAGAAAACTATTGATTGATAAGAAGTGGGAACGTGGTAACGGATGTTGCAAGAAGTCGAagtggagaagatgaagtgAGGAGGATAATTCGAAGAAGCTGCTGGAGATTAGGTGACTCAAGTGGATTCCTTTTGGGCCAgaataaaatagttttaggCCACGGGACGAAGCCCATCGTAGTTGATTTTCTGTGAGTGTGTGACGTGTTTAATAACTTCTCTCTCATTGGCTGATTTATTAATCTGACGTGGATAGACTAAGAGTTGAGattattctccttttagtataGGTACTAGAGATTttcccgggctacgcccggATATTTTTCTAAgtattaatttagtttagtttattATAGAATCTGTATTTGACTATATATTTTACACTTAGACTGAATATGCTATATAAATTATCAGAAAATTTGCAAACTTTTGAATTATTTTGGtgactaaaattttaaaattcaaaaaataattcttCCAATGTCAAAATACATATAAGTTGGTAATCCTAGTTAAAattcaattatttattattattttcaattattcaATTCCAGTTAGTCACTTATAGACGTGTTAAGTGGCAAAAAATCATGGATTTCTATGGGTTTCGTAGTGATTAGTTATTgagtctatatttttttttgatcacactacggttataaaaaaaatcaattatttttatctCTTTTAATTGAGTGTtatgaaaatatggttaaattaacatataatacaaaactttttttaacgttaaaatcaaccaatatatattaaaaattaactattgattatttattatttggtgATAAGATAATCTATATGAATTCGTTCTTATGTGTTTAGGCAGTGGTGAAATGAAGAACAATTGAAATATAAATGAGTGATGTAGATtaaaaaaatcctaaaattttaacaaataattttgtttatatgcagcaaaaaaatatttaaaatataataatattctcTAAGAGATATTTGTATGTTTTCCCCAAGAAAATCCTTATAATATAGttggttttattaaaaaaaaaaggttgacaATGTATGTCTTTTTCAATGATTGCATTCAATCATGCTCACTAATTGAAATTCCAGTTTAAATTTTTAGTCTTAGGGCTGGGGAGAGGGGATCACAGCGTGCCATGTACAAACCTCAATATTACTCATATAATCTCCATGgttcatatattattatataatttacctTGGAATGAAAAAATCAGTGttttgtttgacaaaaaaaatcagtgtttttGTAGATAGAGAATGAATCATATGTGGCTTGTACTTGCAATAATAGAAAAGCATAAGTAATTGTTATCAGTTAAGCAGAATTCTTTAAATCTAAATCATTGAACAGACTTACgctatttaattttcattgttTAACTTTCATGACTCCAAGTCTCCAACCAATTGCATACAGGAGAAATAAATCTTAAGAAAAACACTTTACAAAGTTCTGAAAATTTCTCATTTGTCTCATTTGTTTCTGTAAACATCAAAATGTCTCCCTTCTTGAGCATGTACTACGTCATTTCTTGCTGCTTGAAGTAACAATAATCCTCTTTGTCCACCAGCACAAGATTCAGATAATACTTGACATTGATGTTCTGAGAATATGGTGTCTTTTCctgcaaagaaaaaacaaactcgTGAACTTTGTAATCTACCTCATTAAATTGTACCGTGTTTCCTTCTTCACTTGCCTTTCCAAAGAAACACTTCCTACATTTATAGAAAGCATTAGATATGTGCACATAAGCACATGTATCATCTAGTAGAATATCCATTTACAGTACCAAATCTTTGATCACCTTCCTAGCAAGTGACCATTGTTCTGCAAGACAGCACACATATAACCAAgtcacaaaatttaaataataaccGAACCAATACAACATATGTATGCAAACTATATGAAAATAGGAGCATCTAGTAATAATAAGCAAAAAAGAATTTCTTACTTAAGCTTCAGAAGTGTACTCAATAACAAACAAACTCACTAATATGAATATCGTGAAGGTTTTGGTTCTAACAAAATGATCCAAAGACACTAATAAGTTATCAAAACCCATCAACTTATCCGATACAAAAGCTTAAAAAGACTAAGCACACCATAAAGAGCTTATCCATATTCAACCCATCGAAAAGAACCAATAACTGAAACAGAAGATAATGATAACTATCCACACAATTGAATTAGCTTTTCAAAGCTAGAAAAAACACATACGATGTAAGA
It encodes:
- the LOC108846666 gene encoding uncharacterized protein LOC108846666 isoform X2; this translates as MQPFHLSKSVCFIILLKMQGYYVVGNMKLVNGQSHIERRILDEEEIATTPRVMVHLQSQEFGPVMKLYFWEKTATDFCKKFTAYKNTPTLLLVTKVNTKHLGDEGNNSTCHSDDQRKQSVLNMEMRAFTTHLRDFTPSFAVSVFLFQFEHWLRLSP
- the LOC108846666 gene encoding uncharacterized protein LOC108846666 isoform X1, with the protein product MKPNGKSPVSSSNDQEVMFFKDILPDVVGNMKLVNGQSHIERRILDEEEIATTPRVMVHLQSQEFGPVMKLYFWEKTATDFCKKFTAYKNTPTLLLVTKVNTKHLGDEGNNSTCHSDDQRKQSVLNMEMRAFTTHLRDFTPSFAVSVFLFQFEHWLRLSP
- the LOC108846666 gene encoding uncharacterized protein LOC108846666 isoform X3 gives rise to the protein MKPNGKSPVSSSNDQEVMFFKDILPDVVGNMKLVNGQSHIERRILDEEEIATTPRVMVHLQSQEFGPVMKLYFWEKTATDFCKKFTAYKNTPTLLLVTKVNTKHLGECSSSSLSQLSRSCR